In the Arachis ipaensis cultivar K30076 chromosome B10, Araip1.1, whole genome shotgun sequence genome, one interval contains:
- the LOC107621874 gene encoding nodulin-26-like isoform X1: MSDNNNNNNNNNRDVVMSVTNDEDESDTKVTVPLLQKMVAEVVGTFFLIFAGCGSLVVNLNNDKVVTLAGIATVWGLLVMVLIYSLGHISGAHFNPAVTIALASINRFPWNQVPAYIFSQVLGSTLASGALRLLFTGKDNQFPGTVPSVTHVQALVIEFIITFFLMFVISGVATDNRAIGELAGLAVGSTILLNVLVAGPLTGASMNPARSLGPAIVHSEYRGIWVYLVSPIVGAVAGAWTYNFVRYTKKPVREITKSASFFKGSN; this comes from the exons ATgtcagataataataataataataataataataacagagATGTTGTAATGAGTGTTACCAATGATGAAGATGAGTCAGACACCAAGGTCACTGTGCCTCTTCTGCAAaag ATGGTAGCAGAGGTAGTGGGAACGTTCTTCTTGATATTTGCAGGGTGTGGTTCATTGGTTGTGAACCTCAACAACGACAAGGTGGTGACACTTGCAGGAATCGCAACAGTTTGGGGGTTGCTTGTGATGGTGTTAATATACTCTCTTGGACACATATCTGGTGCTCATTTCAACCCTGCAGTTACCATTGCTCTTGCTTCCATAAACAGGTTCCCTTGGAACCAGGTTCCTGCTTATATCTTCTCTCAAGTTCTTGGATCCACACTTGCAAGTGGTGCTCTCAGACTCTTATTTACGGGCAAGGATAACCAGTTTCCCGGAACCGTTCCATCTGTGACTCACGTTCAAGCTCTCGTTATTGAATTCATAATCACTTTCTTTCTCATGTTCGTCATTTCTGGGGTGGCCACTGATAACCGAGCG ATTGGTGAATTGGCTGGACTTGCAGTTGGATCTACTATTCTACTAAATGTGCTCGTTGCAGG GCCATTAACGGGAGCATCAATGAACcctgcaagatcattgggaccagcTATTGTGCACAGTGAATACAGAGGAATATGGGTGTATTTGGTGTCACCCATTGTTGGAGCTGTGGCTGGTGCATGGACCTACAATTTCGTTAGGTACACAAAGAAGCCGGTTCGTGAGATCACCAAGAGTGCCTCTTTCTTCAAGGGGAGTAACTAG
- the LOC107623784 gene encoding seipin-2, with amino-acid sequence MDSPASSIHKNDAVRLNHCSSSSSNAVFHNAEEPSTSNSTVSDPQPLSSQPPISHPQRPSPAARIRRRKINRDSQGKEPEISAPDSFLTSESSDFTNGAKSSSRNHRGPRTSTKEEESPAEKCDSNEAKRQRARAVQASSSVKEENNVNNEESTVTTASKDDSPGDSAESPIQHGNSSSSFLEIVAGLVIKAIAFEIKLVTMFVTYPLLFAFQCCMFCVDPLGTTKKGKAFVTGVLARVRDAVYGRVGHYFKGWFNENDSVWSLALRCGWGLLWSIYVCCVLFGLLVNSFVVSGLLMKCFVEKPIRTREVLNFDFTKHSPVAYVPIISCDAVFGGKYSENLNNDVGVTSTKWRGQRFIPYKHKVQVTLLLTVPESGYNRDLGVFQARVDFLSADGRTMASSSKPCMLRFSSEPIRLIMTFLKIAPLVTGYMAETQTLNVHMRGFIEGNEPTSCLKVTLEQRAEYQPGAGIPQIYDASVVIESQLPFFKRIIWVWKMSIFIWITMMVFIIQLLFVLVCCRPVIIPRTRQRVSRPATQNNHQVQNLARHPKF; translated from the exons ATGGACTCGCCAGCTTCATCAATCCACAAAAACGACGCCGTCCGCCTCAATCActgctcctcctcctcttccaacGCCGTCTTCCACAACGCCGAGGAACCTTCTACCTCGAATTCTACGGTTTCGGATCCTCAACCCCTTTCATCACAACCTCCAATTTCGCATCCCCAACGACCTTCTCCGGCCGCCAGAATCCGCCGCCGGAAAATTAATCGTGATTCCCAGGGCAAGGAACCGGAAATTTCAGCTCCCGATTCTTTCCTCACTTCCGAGAGCAGCGATTTCACCAATGGCGCTAAAAGCAGCTCCCGAAATCACAGAGGCCCTCGAACATCAACAAAGGAAGAGGAAAGTCCTGCCGAGAAATGCGATTCGAACGAAGCAAAACGTCAACGCGCTCGCGCAGTTCAAGCTTCAAGTTCCGTGAAAGAAGAGAACAATGTGAACAACGAGGAGTCGACGGTTACCACAGCTTCGAAAGACGACTCGCCGGGGGATTCAGCCGAGTCACCGATTCAACACGGCAACTCGTCCTCGAGTTTCCTCGAAATAGTTGCAGGGCTTGTAATTAAGGCGATCGCATTCGAAATCAAGCTAGTCACGATGTTTGTGACGTATCCGCTATTGTTCGCGTTTCAATGTTGCATGTTTTGCGTGGACCCATTGGGGACGACGAAAAAGGGCAAGGCTTTCGTGACAGGAGTTTTGGCGAGAGTGCGTGACGCTGTTTATGGTCGTGTGGGGCATTACTTCAAGGGTTGGTTCAACGAGAACGATTCAGTTTGGAGCTTGGCGCTTCGTTGCGGGTGGGGGTTGTTGTGGTCGATCTACGTTTGTTGCGTCTTGTTTGGGCTCTTGGTTAATTCTTTTGTGGTGAGTGGGCTTTTGATGAAGTGCTTTGTGGAGAAGCCGATTCGGACGAGGGAAGTTTTGAACTTTGATTTCACTAAGCATAGCCCTGTGGCTTATGTGCCCATAATTTCTTGTGATGCTGTTTTTGGTGGAAAATATTCTGAGAATTTGAACAACGACGTTGGTGTTACGAGTACCAAGTGGAGGGGTCAACGTTTTATACCTTATAAGCACAAAGTGCAAGTCACTCTCTTGTTGACAGTTCCTGAGTCAGGATACAACAGAGATCTTGGGGTCTTTCAG GCCAGAGTTGATTTCCTATCGGCTGATGGTAGAACCATGGCAAGCTCAAGTAAACCTTGCATGTTAAGATTCAGCAGCGAGCCTATACGATTGATCATGACTTTCCTCAAGATTGCTCCTCTTGTAACTGGTTATATGGCCGAAACCCAGACTCTGAACGTCCATATGAGAGGTTTCATTGAAGGGAATGAACCTACTTCGTGCCTGAAGGTGACACTTGAGCAGCGAGCTGAATATCAACCTGGTGCTGGCATTCCTCAGATATACGATGCATCTGTGGTTATTGAGTCCCAACTTCCATTCTTTAAGAGGATTATTTGGGTTTGGAAGATGAGCATATTCATATGGATCACGATGATGGTATTCATAATTCAGTTACTTTTTGTTCTGGTGTGTTGTAGACCTGTAATTATTCCTAGAACAAGGCAAAGGGTTAGCAGACCTGCAACCCAAAATAATCATCAGGTACAAAATTTAGCAAGGCATCCTAAATTCTaa
- the LOC107621874 gene encoding aquaporin NIP1-2-like isoform X2 encodes MQMVAEVVGTFFLIFAGCGSLVVNLNNDKVVTLAGIATVWGLLVMVLIYSLGHISGAHFNPAVTIALASINRFPWNQVPAYIFSQVLGSTLASGALRLLFTGKDNQFPGTVPSVTHVQALVIEFIITFFLMFVISGVATDNRAIGELAGLAVGSTILLNVLVAGPLTGASMNPARSLGPAIVHSEYRGIWVYLVSPIVGAVAGAWTYNFVRYTKKPVREITKSASFFKGSN; translated from the exons ATGCAGATGGTAGCAGAGGTAGTGGGAACGTTCTTCTTGATATTTGCAGGGTGTGGTTCATTGGTTGTGAACCTCAACAACGACAAGGTGGTGACACTTGCAGGAATCGCAACAGTTTGGGGGTTGCTTGTGATGGTGTTAATATACTCTCTTGGACACATATCTGGTGCTCATTTCAACCCTGCAGTTACCATTGCTCTTGCTTCCATAAACAGGTTCCCTTGGAACCAGGTTCCTGCTTATATCTTCTCTCAAGTTCTTGGATCCACACTTGCAAGTGGTGCTCTCAGACTCTTATTTACGGGCAAGGATAACCAGTTTCCCGGAACCGTTCCATCTGTGACTCACGTTCAAGCTCTCGTTATTGAATTCATAATCACTTTCTTTCTCATGTTCGTCATTTCTGGGGTGGCCACTGATAACCGAGCG ATTGGTGAATTGGCTGGACTTGCAGTTGGATCTACTATTCTACTAAATGTGCTCGTTGCAGG GCCATTAACGGGAGCATCAATGAACcctgcaagatcattgggaccagcTATTGTGCACAGTGAATACAGAGGAATATGGGTGTATTTGGTGTCACCCATTGTTGGAGCTGTGGCTGGTGCATGGACCTACAATTTCGTTAGGTACACAAAGAAGCCGGTTCGTGAGATCACCAAGAGTGCCTCTTTCTTCAAGGGGAGTAACTAG